The DNA segment TATTTTACGACATAAGTTTACCCAAGCCGTACGCTACTACATGGATTCACAAGGTTTTATAGAAATAGAAACGCCTATGCTCATTAAATCCACTCCCGAAGGGGCAAGGGACTTTGTAGTGCCTAGCCGTATGAACAAAGGACAATTTTATGCTCTTCCGCAAAGTCCGCAAACTTTTAAACAGCTCTTAATGGTAGCAGGCATGGATAGGTATTTCCAGATTGTAAAGTGCTTTCGTGATGAAGACTTGCGCGCAGATAGACAACCCGAATTTACTCAAATAGACTGCGAAATGAGCTTTGTTGGTCAGGAAGATGTACTACAAACTTTTGAAGGATTAGTTAAGTATCTTTTCAAAACCTTAAAAGGAATAGACATTCCTGATTTACCCCGCATGCGGTACGAAGAAGCAATAAAAAACTACGGTACTGACAAACCTGACATTCGCTTTGATATGAAATTTGTAGAACTTAATGATGTTACCAAAGGTTGTGGTTTTGCTGTTTTTGATAGCGCAGAGTTAGTAGTAGGAATATGTGCCAAAGGTGCAGGGCAATTTACGCGTAAACAAATAGACTATCTGACCGATTTTGTCAAGAAACCTCAAATTGGTGCAAGTGGATTAGTATACGCCCGTATAGAAGCCGATGGAAGTGTAAAGTCTAATATAGATAAGTTCTATTCCCCTGAACAAAGACTAAAATGGAAAGAAAAATTTAAGGCTGAACCTGGCGATTTAATTTTGATACTTTCAGGTCAAACGAATAAAGTTCGTAAGCAGCTTTCAGAGCTGCGTTTAGAAGTTGCTTCACAGCTAGGATTAAGGGATAAAAATAAATATGCTTGTTTATGGGTTGTAGATTTTCCTCTTTTAGAATGGAGTGAAGAGGATAAGCGTTGGTATGCGATGCATCATCCTTTTACTTCGCCTAAGGCGGAGGATATTCCCCTTTTAGGAGTAGAT comes from the Bacteroidia bacterium genome and includes:
- the aspS gene encoding aspartate--tRNA ligase; this translates as MYRTHTCGELRLSNQNEIVTLCGWVQRIRELKEQNFVDLRDRYGITQLVFSPQYDAKLYEQSKQLQRETVIQVTGKVIERISKNPNLSTGEIEIVVSDLKILNTAKIPPFLIENETDGSEELRMQYRYLDIRRPVLRDNLILRHKFTQAVRYYMDSQGFIEIETPMLIKSTPEGARDFVVPSRMNKGQFYALPQSPQTFKQLLMVAGMDRYFQIVKCFRDEDLRADRQPEFTQIDCEMSFVGQEDVLQTFEGLVKYLFKTLKGIDIPDLPRMRYEEAIKNYGTDKPDIRFDMKFVELNDVTKGCGFAVFDSAELVVGICAKGAGQFTRKQIDYLTDFVKKPQIGASGLVYARIEADGSVKSNIDKFYSPEQRLKWKEKFKAEPGDLILILSGQTNKVRKQLSELRLEVASQLGLRDKNKYACLWVVDFPLLEWSEEDKRWYAMHHPFTSPKAEDIPLLGVDNAKVRANAYDLVINGVEIGGGSVRIHDKALQAKMFEVLGLSAQEAEQKFGFLMNAFEYGAPPHAGCAFGLDRWVMLFAGADSIRDVMAFPKNNMGRDVMIDAPSSIDPSLMNELGIEIKN